In Anseongella ginsenosidimutans, one genomic interval encodes:
- a CDS encoding acyl-CoA carboxylase subunit beta, giving the protein MYGLLPEDREKPYDMLDIIRRLTDASEIEEYKALYGKSIICGLARIDGWAVGIVANQRKVVKTKTGEMQFGGVIYSDSADKAARFIMNCNQKNIPLVFLQDVTGFMVGSRSEQGGIIKDGAKMVNAVANSVVPKFTFILGNSYGAGNYAMCGKAYDPRLIFAWPTARMGVMGGSQAAKTLLQIEESALKKQGTSITPEREQELLRKITSGYDAQLTPWYAAARLWVDGIIDPLETRRIISEGISAANHAPVEKRFNPGIIQT; this is encoded by the coding sequence ATCTACGGCCTGCTGCCTGAAGACAGGGAAAAGCCCTATGATATGCTGGACATTATTCGCCGGCTTACCGACGCTTCGGAAATAGAAGAATACAAGGCACTCTACGGCAAAAGCATCATTTGCGGCCTTGCCCGTATTGACGGCTGGGCCGTAGGTATTGTGGCCAATCAACGCAAGGTGGTAAAGACGAAGACAGGAGAGATGCAGTTCGGAGGAGTGATCTATTCCGATTCCGCCGACAAAGCCGCCCGGTTTATCATGAACTGCAACCAGAAAAATATTCCTTTGGTCTTTCTGCAGGATGTCACCGGCTTCATGGTCGGCTCCCGTTCGGAACAGGGCGGAATTATCAAAGACGGGGCAAAAATGGTGAACGCAGTAGCCAATTCAGTCGTCCCGAAATTTACTTTCATCCTCGGCAACTCATACGGCGCCGGAAATTACGCGATGTGCGGCAAAGCCTATGATCCCCGTCTTATCTTCGCCTGGCCCACGGCCCGCATGGGAGTAATGGGCGGTTCCCAGGCCGCCAAAACCCTCCTTCAAATAGAAGAATCGGCCCTGAAAAAACAAGGAACATCCATTACCCCTGAAAGGGAACAGGAATTACTCCGAAAGATCACGTCAGGCTACGATGCGCAGCTTACGCCCTGGTACGCCGCCGCCCGCTTATGGGTAGACGGCATAATTGATCCCCTTGAAACCCGCCGGATTATTTCCGAAGGCATCTCCGCAGCCAACCATGCGCCTGTCGAAAAAAGATTCAACCCGGGAATCATTCAGACTTAG
- a CDS encoding carboxyl transferase domain-containing protein — protein MPINLEFNKNEDANNRLLNELQARLKKVKEGGGEENAAKQKAKGKLLARERIARLIDKNSYFLETGALAANGMYEEYGGCPSAGVITGIGYISGRQCVIVANDATVKAGAWFPMTAKKNLRAQEIAMENRLPIIYLVDSAGVFLPLQEDIFPDKEHFGRIFRNNARMSSMGIVQVAAIMGSCVAGGAYLPIMSDEAMIVEGTGSVFLAGSYLVKSAIGEETDNETLGGAGTHCEISGVTDYKFPDDHACLEAIRGIMDKLGDTPAPASAG, from the coding sequence ATGCCCATCAACCTGGAATTCAACAAGAACGAAGATGCTAATAATCGATTGCTGAACGAGCTGCAGGCAAGGCTTAAAAAAGTAAAGGAGGGCGGAGGCGAGGAAAATGCGGCCAAACAAAAGGCGAAGGGCAAGCTGCTGGCAAGGGAGCGAATTGCCCGGTTGATCGATAAAAACAGTTATTTCCTGGAAACCGGTGCGTTGGCCGCCAATGGCATGTACGAAGAATACGGCGGCTGCCCATCGGCCGGCGTGATCACGGGCATCGGTTATATTTCCGGCCGGCAATGCGTGATCGTGGCCAATGATGCTACGGTGAAGGCAGGCGCCTGGTTCCCCATGACCGCAAAAAAGAACCTCCGGGCGCAGGAAATAGCGATGGAGAACAGGTTACCCATTATCTACCTCGTGGACAGCGCCGGGGTTTTCCTGCCGCTGCAGGAGGATATCTTCCCGGATAAAGAACATTTCGGACGTATCTTCCGGAACAACGCACGAATGTCCTCCATGGGCATTGTCCAGGTAGCCGCGATCATGGGCAGCTGCGTGGCAGGGGGCGCTTACTTACCCATTATGAGCGACGAAGCGATGATCGTGGAAGGAACCGGGTCGGTATTCCTGGCTGGTTCTTACCTGGTAAAATCGGCTATCGGCGAAGAAACGGACAATGAAACCCTTGGCGGAGCAGGCACCCATTGCGAAATATCAGGAGTGACCGATTATAAATTTCCGGACGATCATGCCTGCCTGGAAGCCATCCGCGGGATCATGGATAAACTTGGAGATACCCCCGCGCCGGCTTCAGCCGGGTAA
- the guaB gene encoding IMP dehydrogenase, whose protein sequence is MQSDPLKFAGEGLTYDDVLLIPAYSETLPREVNTQTRLTRNIRINIPIVSAAMDTVTESALAIAIAQEGGIGILHKNMSIERQALEVRKVKRSESGMILDPVTLRDDATLEEALALMKEYKIGGIPIVDGERKLTGILTNRDLRFQKDITMKVGQVMTRHNLVIAPEGTDLAKAEEILQNHKIEKLPVVDKDGRLSGLITYKDIQKFKNFPTACKDTHGRLRVGAAVGVTADTLDRVAALVNAGVDVIIIDTAHGHSRGVIIEVKKVKERFPDLEIIAGNVGTGEGAKALADAGVDGVKVGIGPGSICTTRVVAGVGVPQLSAVYEAAKALQGMGIPVIADGGIKQTGDIVKAIAAGASSVMAGSLFAGVEESPGETIIYEGRKFKSYRGMGSVEAMELGSKDRYFQDVEDDIKKLVPEGIVGRVPYKGTLREVMHQYIGGLRAGMGYCGAATIEDLQKARFVKITAAGLRESHPHDIIITKEAPNYSR, encoded by the coding sequence ATGCAGTCAGACCCCTTAAAATTTGCCGGAGAAGGCCTTACCTACGATGATGTGCTGCTCATACCGGCCTATTCGGAGACCCTTCCGCGCGAAGTAAATACCCAGACAAGATTAACCCGTAATATCCGCATCAATATTCCTATTGTTTCCGCCGCCATGGATACGGTGACGGAATCGGCCCTTGCCATTGCTATTGCACAGGAAGGCGGAATAGGGATTCTTCATAAGAACATGAGCATTGAGCGGCAGGCGCTGGAAGTGCGAAAGGTGAAGCGGTCGGAAAGCGGCATGATCCTGGATCCGGTGACGCTTCGGGACGATGCCACGCTGGAGGAAGCCCTGGCGCTGATGAAGGAATACAAGATCGGGGGTATTCCCATTGTGGACGGCGAGCGCAAACTGACCGGTATTCTTACTAACCGCGATCTCCGTTTTCAGAAGGACATTACGATGAAGGTGGGTCAGGTCATGACCCGTCATAACCTGGTGATTGCTCCGGAAGGAACCGATCTTGCCAAGGCCGAGGAGATCCTCCAGAATCATAAAATTGAGAAGCTTCCGGTGGTAGATAAGGATGGCCGGCTGAGCGGACTGATCACGTACAAAGACATTCAGAAATTCAAGAACTTCCCTACTGCCTGCAAGGATACCCATGGACGCCTTCGGGTAGGGGCTGCTGTAGGTGTTACCGCTGATACGCTGGACAGGGTAGCTGCCCTGGTAAATGCCGGAGTAGATGTGATCATCATTGATACCGCCCACGGCCATTCCCGGGGTGTGATCATCGAGGTGAAAAAAGTGAAGGAGCGTTTTCCTGACCTGGAGATCATTGCAGGGAACGTAGGTACCGGCGAAGGCGCCAAAGCCCTGGCCGACGCAGGCGTAGACGGCGTGAAAGTAGGCATTGGCCCCGGCTCCATTTGTACCACCCGCGTGGTTGCCGGCGTAGGCGTTCCGCAGCTAAGCGCTGTATATGAGGCGGCTAAAGCCCTGCAAGGCATGGGTATTCCGGTAATCGCCGACGGCGGGATAAAGCAAACGGGGGACATTGTAAAGGCTATTGCTGCCGGCGCAAGTTCCGTAATGGCCGGGTCACTGTTTGCCGGTGTGGAAGAATCTCCGGGTGAAACTATTATTTACGAAGGAAGGAAGTTCAAATCCTACCGCGGCATGGGTTCCGTGGAGGCGATGGAACTGGGTTCCAAAGACCGCTATTTCCAGGATGTGGAAGACGATATAAAAAAACTGGTGCCCGAAGGTATCGTAGGAAGGGTACCCTATAAAGGCACGCTGCGTGAAGTGATGCACCAGTATATCGGCGGCCTCAGGGCCGGCATGGGCTACTGCGGGGCCGCCACCATCGAAGACCTTCAGAAAGCCCGTTTTGTTAAGATCACGGCTGCAGGCCTCCGCGAAAGCCATCCCCATGATATCATCATCACCAAGGAAGCCCCCAATTATTCGAGGTAA
- a CDS encoding ammonium transporter, with amino-acid sequence MKKIGFKSVFPLIVLALISIVAIFIPAEGVNLEQAGINSADVAWILVASTLVFLMTPGLSFFYGGMVNRKNVISTMLQSFIATGLISVIWVVVGFSLAFGESVNGFIGNPATFFFFSGVAPGEPWSLAPTIPLLLFALFQMKFAVITPALVVGAVAERIRFTAYILFMVLFSLLVYAPIAHWTWHPDGILFKLGVLDFAGGTVVHISAGCAALAGALILKRRKDHIQKKSIQPANIPFVLLGTGLLWFGWFGFNAGSALGANGLAASAFATTNTATAAAGLGWILFDAARGRKPSALGFCIGAVVGMVAITPAAGFVGIPHSMFIGLIASIVSNLFVHWKSRSTIDDTLDVFPCHGVGGIVGMLLTGVFASSVVNAAISDGWWYGNIDLFKNQLLGMLLVVGYSFCMSWLIFKAINLVYPLRVSAEEEELGLDVSQHDEKYLEGQMLIDRKGRLKQDEPAFTEEKQYI; translated from the coding sequence ATGAAAAAGATTGGTTTTAAATCCGTTTTTCCGCTAATCGTGCTGGCGCTGATCAGTATTGTGGCAATTTTTATTCCTGCTGAAGGAGTGAATCTTGAACAGGCAGGTATAAATAGTGCCGATGTCGCCTGGATTTTGGTGGCTTCTACGCTTGTTTTCCTGATGACACCCGGTTTGTCCTTTTTTTACGGGGGAATGGTTAACAGGAAAAACGTGATTTCTACGATGCTGCAAAGTTTCATCGCGACCGGACTTATCAGTGTGATATGGGTGGTCGTCGGTTTTAGCCTGGCATTCGGCGAATCCGTAAACGGCTTCATCGGGAACCCGGCAACCTTTTTCTTTTTCAGCGGCGTCGCCCCTGGAGAGCCCTGGAGCCTGGCTCCAACTATTCCTTTATTGTTGTTTGCCCTTTTTCAAATGAAATTCGCCGTAATTACCCCCGCTCTGGTTGTGGGAGCGGTGGCCGAACGCATCCGGTTTACGGCATATATATTATTTATGGTGCTGTTCAGCCTGCTAGTTTACGCGCCAATTGCACACTGGACCTGGCATCCGGACGGAATTCTCTTTAAACTCGGCGTACTTGATTTTGCCGGGGGGACCGTGGTTCATATTTCCGCAGGCTGCGCGGCGCTGGCCGGCGCGCTTATTCTGAAACGTCGTAAAGATCATATTCAAAAGAAAAGCATTCAACCCGCCAATATTCCTTTTGTTTTGCTCGGAACGGGGCTCTTATGGTTTGGCTGGTTTGGTTTCAACGCAGGTTCTGCCCTGGGAGCCAATGGCCTGGCAGCTTCGGCCTTTGCCACAACCAATACGGCGACGGCGGCAGCGGGCCTGGGATGGATATTATTTGATGCCGCAAGGGGAAGAAAACCTTCCGCGCTCGGATTTTGCATCGGCGCCGTTGTAGGTATGGTGGCCATTACTCCTGCGGCGGGCTTTGTAGGTATTCCCCATAGCATGTTCATTGGCCTTATCGCCAGTATTGTTTCCAACCTCTTCGTTCACTGGAAATCCCGTTCCACCATAGACGATACGCTGGACGTATTTCCCTGCCATGGCGTAGGAGGGATCGTAGGCATGTTACTTACCGGCGTTTTTGCCAGCTCAGTAGTAAACGCCGCAATTAGTGACGGATGGTGGTATGGAAATATAGACCTCTTTAAAAACCAGCTGCTGGGCATGTTATTGGTGGTTGGATACAGTTTCTGCATGTCCTGGCTGATATTCAAGGCCATCAACCTGGTTTACCCGCTTCGTGTTTCTGCTGAAGAAGAAGAGTTGGGGCTGGACGTAAGTCAGCATGACGAAAAGTACCTGGAAGGCCAGATGCTGATCGACCGGAAAGGCCGGCTGAAACAGGATGAGCCCGCATTCACGGAAGAAAAACAATATATATAA
- the dprA gene encoding DNA-processing protein DprA yields the protein MSRLHQLALTLLPGIGPVLARKLLDHYGSGEAVFRESAKDLVRLPGIGEKLVRSFMPPVFTDALKQAEAELKIAEKAGTRLLFYLDKSYPRRLKHCHDAPVLLFFRGNTNIDHPRVVSIVGSRRATPYGNMLCETLVEGLRPYDPLIISGLAYGIDVTAHRAALKNKLATIGVLGHGLNRIYPAAHSRISRDMEQEGGLLSEFFHDFPALPENFPKRNRIVAGLSDATIVVEANEKGGALITADIASSYDREVFAFPGRLRDENSRGCLRIIRDHKAQLITGAADVAWYLGWDKKPDQEPSGNAPSGNLTEEERKVLQIIIESGSILIDDLRIRADFSQESLFFILLQLEMHGFISNIPGKGYVYCK from the coding sequence ATGTCACGTCTTCATCAGCTGGCGCTCACGCTGCTGCCGGGAATCGGCCCCGTGCTTGCGCGTAAACTATTGGATCACTACGGAAGCGGAGAAGCTGTTTTCCGCGAATCGGCAAAAGACCTTGTCCGGCTACCCGGAATCGGGGAGAAGCTTGTTCGCTCATTTATGCCTCCCGTGTTTACCGATGCCTTAAAACAGGCGGAAGCGGAATTAAAAATTGCAGAAAAAGCAGGTACCCGGCTGCTATTTTACCTGGACAAAAGTTATCCTCGCAGGTTAAAGCACTGCCATGATGCACCCGTCCTCTTATTTTTCCGGGGAAATACGAATATTGATCATCCACGTGTGGTCAGTATTGTAGGTTCCAGGAGGGCAACCCCATATGGCAATATGTTGTGCGAAACCCTGGTTGAAGGCCTGCGTCCTTATGACCCGCTGATCATAAGCGGGCTCGCCTATGGGATTGACGTCACTGCGCACCGGGCAGCGCTGAAAAACAAGCTGGCTACCATTGGTGTGTTAGGACACGGCCTTAACCGCATTTATCCTGCCGCTCACTCCCGCATTTCGCGGGACATGGAACAGGAAGGCGGCTTGCTTAGCGAATTTTTCCACGATTTTCCGGCGCTTCCGGAAAATTTCCCAAAAAGGAACCGCATAGTCGCAGGCCTGTCGGACGCCACTATTGTCGTAGAAGCAAACGAAAAAGGCGGCGCCCTGATCACAGCGGATATCGCCTCCAGTTATGACCGGGAGGTATTTGCATTCCCCGGAAGGCTGCGCGATGAAAATTCCCGGGGTTGCCTGCGCATTATAAGGGATCATAAAGCCCAGCTTATTACCGGCGCGGCTGACGTAGCCTGGTATCTTGGCTGGGATAAAAAGCCGGATCAGGAACCTTCGGGAAATGCTCCTTCTGGAAATCTTACGGAAGAAGAAAGGAAAGTGCTGCAAATAATTATAGAATCCGGGAGCATTTTAATTGACGATCTCCGTATTCGCGCTGATTTTTCACAAGAAAGCTTATTTTTTATCTTGTTGCAACTGGAAATGCATGGATTTATAAGTAATATACCCGGTAAAGGCTATGTTTATTGTAAATAA
- the rsmG gene encoding 16S rRNA (guanine(527)-N(7))-methyltransferase RsmG, which produces MEVIRKYFPSLEATQSEQFEALEALYTDWNAKINVISRKDIDHLYERHVLHSLAIAKVNSFKDGTWVLDAGTGGGFPGIPLAILFPETSFYLADSIGKKIKVVKEVAESLGLKNVTAANQRVETIDRRFDFVISRAVTRLPEFYSWVKDKISKNSFNELDNGILYLKGGDLAEEIAGLGQPARSYPVNEFFDEPYFDTKYVVHVPLS; this is translated from the coding sequence ATGGAAGTGATCAGAAAATATTTCCCTTCCCTTGAAGCGACTCAATCAGAACAGTTTGAAGCCCTGGAAGCGCTTTATACTGATTGGAACGCGAAAATAAACGTGATCTCAAGGAAGGATATCGACCACCTTTACGAGCGGCACGTCCTTCATTCCCTGGCCATTGCCAAAGTGAATTCCTTTAAGGACGGCACATGGGTGCTGGATGCAGGGACCGGCGGTGGCTTCCCGGGTATTCCGCTCGCGATCCTGTTCCCGGAAACCAGTTTTTACCTGGCAGATTCCATCGGGAAAAAAATCAAGGTAGTAAAGGAAGTAGCTGAAAGCCTGGGCCTGAAAAACGTAACTGCTGCAAACCAACGGGTAGAAACCATTGACCGGCGCTTTGATTTCGTGATCTCCCGCGCAGTTACCCGCCTTCCGGAATTCTATTCCTGGGTAAAGGACAAGATCAGCAAGAATTCTTTCAACGAACTGGACAATGGGATCCTGTATTTAAAAGGAGGTGACCTGGCTGAAGAGATCGCCGGGTTGGGGCAGCCTGCCAGAAGTTACCCGGTAAATGAATTTTTTGACGAACCTTATTTTGATACGAAATATGTAGTGCATGTACCGCTAAGCTAG
- a CDS encoding glycosyltransferase, whose amino-acid sequence MEIELQSLPGLLYLLLFAATLVQLAYYLFIYRKLFSYREGEDGEAPMQPVSVIVAARNEAGNLESYLPAILTQDYPDFEVIVVNDRSYDGTAELLKELKEQYPGLRVVDIPENDKYRQGKKFALTMGVKAAAHELLLFTDADCRPLSPFWIKNMQRGYAHAGTEIVLGASPYEKRKGLLNAFIRYETFYTAINYLSFALAGMPYMGVGRNLSYKKSLFLNRKVLPVIFTLGPAMTTFLLTGRRTAEIPVSRFRAKARP is encoded by the coding sequence GTGGAAATAGAATTACAAAGTCTGCCTGGTTTGCTTTACCTGTTGCTCTTTGCGGCAACGCTTGTACAGCTTGCTTATTATTTATTCATTTACAGGAAGTTGTTTTCTTACCGGGAGGGGGAAGACGGAGAGGCTCCCATGCAGCCGGTGAGCGTTATCGTAGCGGCGAGGAATGAAGCCGGTAACCTGGAAAGCTATCTGCCCGCTATTTTGACGCAGGATTATCCCGATTTTGAGGTCATTGTAGTGAATGACCGGTCTTACGACGGCACCGCGGAATTGCTGAAAGAACTGAAAGAGCAATATCCGGGGCTGCGGGTGGTGGATATCCCGGAAAATGACAAATACCGGCAAGGTAAAAAGTTTGCCCTGACAATGGGCGTGAAGGCAGCTGCCCATGAACTGCTTTTGTTTACGGATGCCGATTGCCGGCCGCTTTCCCCCTTTTGGATAAAGAATATGCAGCGTGGCTATGCACATGCAGGAACAGAAATAGTATTGGGAGCCTCGCCTTACGAAAAAAGAAAGGGATTGCTGAACGCTTTTATACGTTATGAAACCTTTTATACGGCCATTAACTACCTTTCATTTGCCCTTGCGGGAATGCCCTACATGGGTGTGGGCCGTAACCTGTCGTATAAAAAGTCACTTTTTTTAAACAGAAAGGTTTTGCCAGTCATCTTCACCTTAGGTCCGGCGATGACGACCTTTTTGTTAACCGGGCGGCGGACAGCGGAAATACCCGTATCGCGTTTTCGCGCGAAAGCCAGACCGTGA
- the tgt gene encoding tRNA guanosine(34) transglycosylase Tgt — translation MNFKLEHSDPLSRARAGTLHTSHGTIETPVFMPVGTAGTVKAVHQRELKEDIRAQIILGNTYHLYLRPGLDTLHKAGGLHQFNGWDAPILTDSGGYQVFSLSGTRKIKEEGVTFRSHIDGSRHLFTPENTMDTQRIIGADIIMALDECTPYPCSYRYAETSLQLTHRWLERCINHFKATEPLYGYDQMLFPIVQGSTYKDLRKASAETIASFGQEGNAIGGLSVGEPAEEMYEMTEIVCEILPADKPRYLMGVGTPANILECISLGIDMFDCVMPTRNARNGMLFTRNGIINIRNEKWKNDFSPIDEESDLWADKHYSKAYLRHLVTSKEILGAQIASLHNLHFYLWLTGESRKRIIDGTFARWKDQMVKAVSARI, via the coding sequence ATGAATTTTAAGTTGGAACATTCCGACCCTTTATCGCGGGCAAGGGCGGGAACACTTCATACCAGTCACGGAACAATTGAAACCCCGGTATTTATGCCAGTTGGCACGGCCGGCACGGTAAAAGCGGTGCATCAACGGGAACTGAAAGAAGATATCCGCGCGCAGATCATCCTGGGAAATACTTATCACCTTTATCTCCGGCCGGGCCTGGACACTCTCCATAAAGCCGGAGGGCTCCACCAATTCAATGGCTGGGATGCTCCTATACTTACCGACAGCGGAGGTTACCAGGTATTTTCCCTTTCAGGCACGCGAAAGATAAAGGAAGAAGGCGTTACTTTCCGTTCGCATATAGACGGATCCAGGCACCTGTTCACGCCGGAAAACACCATGGATACCCAGCGTATCATTGGAGCCGATATTATTATGGCGCTGGACGAATGCACTCCCTACCCCTGTTCCTATCGCTATGCCGAAACCTCCCTGCAACTTACTCATCGCTGGCTGGAACGATGCATCAACCATTTTAAGGCAACAGAGCCGCTCTACGGATACGATCAGATGCTGTTCCCCATTGTGCAGGGCAGTACTTACAAAGACCTGCGGAAGGCTTCGGCCGAAACCATCGCTTCTTTCGGCCAGGAGGGAAATGCCATCGGAGGCCTGTCTGTGGGCGAGCCGGCTGAAGAGATGTACGAAATGACGGAAATAGTCTGTGAGATCCTTCCGGCAGACAAACCGCGGTATCTCATGGGAGTGGGCACTCCCGCTAATATCCTGGAATGTATTTCCCTTGGAATTGATATGTTCGACTGCGTAATGCCCACCCGGAACGCGCGCAACGGGATGCTCTTTACCAGGAACGGGATCATTAATATAAGGAATGAAAAATGGAAAAACGACTTTTCCCCCATTGACGAAGAAAGCGATTTGTGGGCTGACAAACATTATTCAAAGGCCTACCTAAGGCATTTGGTTACCAGCAAAGAGATTCTGGGAGCGCAGATAGCTTCACTTCATAATTTACATTTTTATCTTTGGCTGACGGGAGAATCCCGGAAAAGGATCATTGACGGCACCTTTGCCCGCTGGAAGGACCAGATGGTCAAAGCGGTTTCGGCCAGGATTTAG
- a CDS encoding LptF/LptG family permease — translation MRKRRFKIPGISLLDRYIIKRFLGTFFLTLAIFMAIAVVFDISEKMDDFLKWEAPVEKIVVDYYLNFVLFYASFLSPFLIFVSVILFTAKMANDTEVVAILSGGISYNRFLYPYFLAALFLAAITFVFNGYVIPPATKTKYDFEMTYEEKKNSGVARDIHMQLDAETFAYVESFNIDNSVGYKFSLERFEGQDLRYKLMADRILWDTTLNKWLIEDYSIRYIDSLREKMIRGDKIDTTLAFSPSDFDIKDDELTTTMTMNELEENIRVEKIRGTGNLEVFQYEYHRRFASPFTVFILVLIGVSLSSRKSRGGVGASLGLGIGLSFLYVLFMQFASVFSIQGNVPPVVAAWLPNVIFGSIAYYLYRIAPK, via the coding sequence ATGCGAAAAAGGCGTTTTAAAATACCGGGAATAAGCCTGCTTGACCGTTACATTATTAAACGGTTCCTGGGTACCTTTTTTCTTACTCTTGCTATTTTTATGGCAATTGCCGTGGTATTTGACATCTCGGAAAAGATGGACGACTTTCTTAAATGGGAGGCGCCCGTTGAAAAGATCGTTGTTGACTACTATTTAAATTTCGTTTTATTTTACGCTTCCTTCCTTAGCCCCTTCCTGATCTTCGTATCAGTCATTCTGTTTACGGCCAAGATGGCCAATGATACCGAAGTAGTAGCTATCCTTAGCGGGGGCATCAGCTACAATCGTTTCCTCTACCCCTATTTCCTGGCGGCGCTCTTCCTGGCGGCCATTACGTTTGTTTTTAACGGATATGTTATCCCGCCGGCTACCAAAACGAAGTACGACTTCGAGATGACCTATGAAGAAAAGAAGAACAGCGGGGTGGCCAGGGATATTCATATGCAGCTGGACGCGGAAACATTCGCTTATGTAGAATCCTTTAATATAGATAACAGCGTGGGCTATAAGTTCTCCCTGGAACGCTTCGAGGGCCAGGACCTTCGCTATAAACTGATGGCCGACCGGATCCTCTGGGACACTACACTCAACAAGTGGCTTATAGAAGATTACAGTATACGGTATATTGACAGTTTACGGGAAAAAATGATCCGGGGCGATAAAATAGACACTACCCTGGCTTTCAGCCCGTCGGATTTTGACATAAAGGACGATGAGCTGACCACTACCATGACCATGAATGAGCTGGAAGAGAATATACGGGTAGAAAAGATCCGCGGAACAGGTAACCTTGAAGTATTCCAGTACGAGTACCACCGGCGGTTTGCGTCCCCTTTCACCGTCTTTATCCTGGTACTCATTGGCGTTTCTCTTTCTTCGCGCAAATCGCGGGGCGGTGTGGGAGCTTCTCTGGGGCTGGGGATCGGACTAAGCTTTCTGTACGTGCTGTTCATGCAGTTCGCCAGCGTTTTTTCCATACAGGGAAACGTCCCTCCCGTTGTTGCTGCCTGGCTTCCAAATGTGATCTTCGGATCTATCGCCTATTATTTATACAGAATTGCACCTAAGTAA
- a CDS encoding DMT family transporter has translation MFIWGFTAILGALISLDALPLVWYRVLFAGISLAVFLRFRGKLALLPSRKLLRLLGIGLLVSGHWICFYHSIKVSAVAVTLVCLSAQTLFTGLLEPAFNKRRLSLLDVFTGIMIIAGIALIFHFETRYTEGIIVGLLAALLACLFTIFNSWEIKKHDPVTISFYEMTGGWLGMTGFIVLSGGFNSLERFAFSNADLFYLILLSTVCTAFAYVWGVAVMRELSAYTVILITNMEPVYGILLAVIFFGESERMTTGFYLGALIIIAAVFLHPVAKKHLLAIPAKRT, from the coding sequence GTGTTCATCTGGGGTTTTACCGCTATTCTCGGCGCCCTGATCTCACTGGATGCCCTTCCGCTGGTTTGGTACCGGGTATTGTTTGCAGGAATTTCCCTGGCAGTATTCCTTCGCTTTCGCGGAAAACTGGCCCTGCTGCCCTCCAGGAAGCTTCTGCGCCTGCTTGGGATAGGCCTGCTGGTTTCCGGTCACTGGATCTGCTTTTATCATTCGATCAAGGTTTCAGCCGTTGCGGTAACGCTGGTTTGCCTTTCTGCACAAACACTCTTCACCGGGCTGCTGGAGCCGGCGTTCAATAAACGAAGACTCTCACTCCTGGATGTTTTCACCGGAATCATGATCATCGCCGGCATTGCACTGATCTTTCACTTCGAGACCAGGTACACCGAAGGGATCATCGTCGGGCTGCTGGCGGCCCTCCTGGCTTGCTTGTTCACCATTTTCAATTCCTGGGAAATTAAAAAGCATGACCCGGTCACCATCAGCTTTTATGAAATGACCGGCGGATGGCTCGGCATGACGGGGTTTATTGTACTGAGCGGGGGCTTTAACAGCCTGGAGCGCTTTGCATTTTCGAACGCTGACCTTTTTTACCTTATCCTGCTCTCCACTGTTTGCACCGCTTTCGCCTATGTCTGGGGGGTGGCCGTTATGCGCGAGCTTTCGGCTTACACGGTGATCCTTATCACTAATATGGAACCTGTTTACGGGATTTTGCTGGCAGTTATCTTTTTCGGAGAAAGCGAAAGAATGACCACGGGTTTTTACCTCGGCGCCCTTATCATCATTGCCGCCGTTTTCCTGCACCCGGTGGCAAAAAAACATTTACTTGCGATACCAGCAAAAAGAACTTAG